Genomic segment of Harmonia axyridis chromosome 6, icHarAxyr1.1, whole genome shotgun sequence:
AAATAGCATGATATGTCATTTGCTCACCTATTTCACTACCTGTCGTATAATCGAATTTGTATACTTTGAGATCGTCACCACCAGACACAAATATGCTTTTATCTGGATGTAGGGAGGCTGAATTCACAGATGTAGGTAATTGGAATTCCCTGATTTTATTAAGGTGTTCTGCATCCAAGAACACCACGTGGTTGGAATGGGTTACTGTGATGACAGTGCCGTCACGTGACACTTCAAGGCTGCCTGGTACAGATGGAAACTCGATCTTTTGGACCTCCTTTAACATTGAGGAAATTAATTGTCAGATCTAGTGTACTGATGGAATATTTTTAGTGTCATTTCTTATCTTTCCGTTCGAAAATTAAGCTATGTTCCAAATCTTCAAGATCATTCTCAATTGAAATTTCTAGTTTATTAGTGGATAAAGGGgtaaaaatgtgtttttctttaatacaatttatattttttttattcaatcttGTTAATTTTCTTGTTCTTGAGATATGATCACATTCAACAGTGACTTGAAGGTTTTTACTGCTTCTCAAAAGTATGGATCAAAAAGTCAACATGAAACATTGTTCTTTATCTTATATTATCTTCCATAGTGAAAACTGGGACAGAAGCTTTGGCAGTACCTTGACGATATATTGATTTAAATATAGATCTCATACTCACACTTCCTGTGGCTCTATTCCATACCCTGAGGGTTTTATCATCTGCGCAAGAAATCAGATGTGTGTCATTTCTGAAGAACTGAACGTGTTTAATTCCAGAGGTGTGGCCGGTATATACTTCAGGAGCTGGAAAAAAACACTGTGTAAGTGCTACCATCAGCTATGAGCCAGGTGCTGCCATCTGTCTAGCGAGTCGCGACAAATGGAACGCCCTCTTAGACTTACCTGCTTCCGGATTGGTCAGATCGAACACCCTGACAAGTTTCTCGTTACTGCCTGTTACTAGGTAGTTGCTATCCTTGGAAAAATTGACACTTTTAACGATATGATTGTGTTGGAAGGAATGAAGTTCGTCGCCAGATACGGCATCCCATACTTTGCATGTGAAATCTGCGGCGCCTGTCGCCGCTTTTGTGGCGTCGGTGTTCAAAGCCACGCCCCAAACGGCACCTTTGTGACCTTCAAAAGTTCCGATCCAATCCCCAGTATCCCCTTGCCTGAGCATGGGTTTTCCATCTGCAAATTAACTTATTTGCACTAATCCAATGTTTTTGTAATGTTGTTCGGCTATAAGATTGTTAATTGATTCTGGTTCGATAGCTGCATGAAGCAAGATTAAGATTACAGAATTTCTATGTTCCGAATTTGAATAGCTGTCAAATTAATTCAATGGTTCGCTTGGATACCgttaattataatattaatattaattatgaatATTCTATTCAATATCGGGATTGAAGATTGTTATTCTTAACAAAACAACACTCCACTTTGAATTAAATCTTATCAGATCCACATCTCAAGGTTTTCAATGCACCTAGGGTCCTCTTGGACTACGATGGTCAGGTGGACTaacaaaatatatgtatatttgtaaCTTAATGAGGACATGATATAATGACCACTagaaaaattcttaatttttgcgttccacaaaattttgtatAGTTTTGTCATGATCATTctgttttcaatttaatttcatttcacTTTTGGTCCCACCTAGATATCAAACAAACTCAAATCAACAAAGATCCAAGACCAAGGTGCGTGAAACCTGCCTTACATATCTTACAAAGAGATAAAAATACACGAATTTTATTTTCGTCATATGGGGTACAGCTTCTTCTTTAGCTACTaaccaaatttcatttgaaaaagctATAGAGGCGATAAGTGAATTTTACATATTAGATTTCCTTATTCTACATCACCAACAATATGTGAACCTTTTTGTTGTTGTCATCTTATTTTGCATTTCCCAATTTAACAAAATGCCCTCCCAATTCTTGATTGgtcatatgtaaataattttgtGCATTTCAAATTCCAAGTAAGTAGGTTTACGAATGAATAACAAACCTTCCTACGAACAAAA
This window contains:
- the LOC123681637 gene encoding serine-threonine kinase receptor-associated protein, producing the protein MANMRQIPLTCSGHTRPVVHLDFSGITPCSYFLISACKDGKPMLRQGDTGDWIGTFEGHKGAVWGVALNTDATKAATGAADFTCKVWDAVSGDELHSFQHNHIVKSVNFSKDSNYLVTGSNEKLVRVFDLTNPEAAPEVYTGHTSGIKHVQFFRNDTHLISCADDKTLRVWNRATGSEVQKIEFPSVPGSLEVSRDGTVITVTHSNHVVFLDAEHLNKIREFQLPTSVNSASLHPDKSIFVSGGDDLKVYKFDYTTGSEIESFKGHFGPVHCVKFSPDGELYASGSEDGTLRLWQTTVGKTYGLWKCLDGSQVNNDSLSVMKEVQAM